From the genome of Nicotiana sylvestris chromosome 1, ASM39365v2, whole genome shotgun sequence:
AACTCGTCTCATCAATACTTTTCCAGCTTCGACATGGCTTATAAGCTTTTGGCTTTTTCAAATTTTGTTCTGTCACTGATTTTTATGGCAGTAGTACTGCAGGCAGTTGATGGGCAAATTATAAGTACACCGTGCACGGGACCGATGATCACTAGCTTCACACCATGTGTGAACTTCTTGACTAATAGCAGCAGCAATGGGACTTCACCAACTGAAGATTGCTGCAGTGCACTCAGGACTATGATGACCAACGGCACGAGTTGTCTCTGCCTTATTGTAACTGGTGGTATTCCATTCCAGATGCCAATGAATCCTAACTTAGCCATGTCTCTTCCCCAAGCTTGTAACATGCCTGGTGTTCCCCTCCGGTGCAAAGGTACATTTCACTTCTTGGACACTAAAATATTTAAAgaactactccctccgttcccgATCTATGTGGCAACGTCAGTCCTTCACTACTAAAAACAGTCTTTCCCGATCGAAAAAACCTACAAAATGCGGTCGGCTTTGAAGGATTATCGACCAAAATCCGACCAAATTGGATGGGTCGGAAAAATATTGATCGGTATTTACCGACCAATGCACTTataattttgagttttgattatattataattttttttttaaaataatcaaTTATAAATACACCATCCAGGAATCAAATTAAGGTTTGTACCATAGTAAGACACTATTCTACCACTAGAGCATTAGTGCTGGTTAGTCTAAaccttttattttatgttattacTCTTTAACCAGATATTTGTACAAAAATAATCGACTAACTCGGTcggttttcttttaaaaataaaattatcgaTCGAAATCTTTAAATAAGTTAACCAAAAATGGATCGGTTTTTTTAATATAACTTTGAATTTATTTTAAATAGGTTTCAGTCGGCTTCTTGATAAACAATTTTGCCTGTATGCATCACTGATTGTCACGGTCAAAGAAAAAGTTTTCCACATTTTGGCCCAAAAAAATTCCGAATCCGTCAGTTTCTAAATTAAATTGAAAATTTTTATTTATCGGTATTTTCGATTGTTTTTTCGTCTGAAAATGCATTTTTCAGTAGTACATCTGACTAACCTCGGTTTAGAACGAAAATAAGATTTTTAAAACTTGTAATCTAAAAGAAGTCTTAGATAGTTGTGTAGCCATAAAttatctcattaagggtaaagttgATATCATatagttaaattatttttaatacacAAGTGAAGACCAAAAGAGACAGGCTTATGACTAAACACTACCCGGAACGAAGCCCAATCGATTCGAATCGGTCAGTCGAACAAACAAAGACTATAGTTAaatatcattctttttggaaGAGACTAAGAAAGAAAATGTGCCACATAcattggaacagagggagtagcaCATACTATTTTGGGTGGCAATTTTTAATTAAAAggattttatatattttgtgtggccACTTGTGTCACAAATAGAATGATGAGTCTTGGAAATGAGGTGTCAACGAATCAAATTTAGGGTGAATTTGGACGTTGTACTTAATTCTATGGAAAAACATAAATATTTAACTCTATATTGAAGTATTAAAGTTGTTCTTAGTAATCGAAATGAAATATTTAAAaaactttttggaaaaaattatgaaatttataAGATGCGTATCTTTAATTATTTGCATCTCGGCAAGAATTAGGTGGTCTACCTCCTGTCCTCTTTTCACATCCATCGTCAGGTACGAGGGACGCGGTATCCACTAGACAAAGAAAATGACACGACTTTGAGAGTGTGTTttttacaaaagaaagaaaatattttcatggaaaatgaATGATTTTAtcgtttattttttttttcttgattggtgagtgaaaaaaaaattcaaaaaatattttttagtatttggttagagagtaaaaaatatttttaaaataaatcatttttagttacctctcccccccccccaacccccaAATTTCAATACTTCATGTGCTCCTCCCATCGAAATACCCAACGTTTTCAGAACTCTACTttattcaagaatttaattattctttaAAAATTTCACACAAACCCAAAGTAACTAATGTGTGTTGCTTTACTTTTTCTTACAAGAACAACGTTAAAATTTGAGCTACATGACtaaaagaaaatactcttttttaTTCTAAAAGAAAGTGCtatttctacaacatgaaaagaaagtattcattttattaaaataaaataaaatattttttctacgtcgtaaaagaaatactgaatttgttgaaatgaaagaaaacacTCTTTCTacataaaaagaaaatactcattttactgaaatgaaaaagaaagtactctatctataaaacatgaaaagaaagtttTCTTAATAATGTTTATATCTGGGGTAGGGGTGGAGGGTAGGGTAGGGGTTAGTTGGTGGGTAAGGGGGGGTGTGGTGTAGTAGGGGTTGTGGGATGGGGGTAGTTGGGGCGAGGGTGGTGTAGGGGTAGGAGTGGGGGTGGAGGGTGGGTGGGTGGTAAGTTGGTAGAGGTTGGTGGGGATGGGAAATAGGGTGAGAaggttgaaaaagagttttggaaaataaATTCCATTTTCTtgacaagaaaaatatttttgtttgattagaGGAAATTGAGTTTatgggaaaaatattttccaaaatatttaagccaaacaagaaaaaattagaaaataccaaacacaccctaagtcCATTTTGCTTTCTCTTTATCATACTTTCGTATAGAAAATTCATACGAGGAGTTCCATTTTCCCATTTATTTTTAGTTccatttatttgtttttggttattatttgtttttgcttCTTTCCATTTTTTTAAGTATTGGTTACTGAACCTTGGTTATTTTCTGACTTACAGCCCCTAGTCCACCTGCGGTTGTTGCACCtggtacttaattcttttaaattTCATTCTTATTTTACCAATGTCACATTTCAACTATTCTATTTCCCCATCTATTATTGAAATGAAGATGTTGTTAATTAGATCATTTTTTTCTGAATTAGGTCCTATTGGTGACACTGGGGCTCCAAGTGCTTCACCAACATCTGCTCCTATTATCCCTGCTCGTAATCCTAAAGGTACTTATTCAATTCTGTACATGCTTACATTATCACATAAATAAACTTCATAAAATAATGTATTATTTAACCAGCCTATAAATATAATTAATTGATTGTatgatttaataaataaaacaataaattTCTCTCAGATTCTACTGTTCCACCGCCGTCGCCATCAACTTCAACATCGCCAGCTGAGGAAATACCAAGTCTTACTCCACCATCTCCGCCAGCGGGTTCTTCACCTACGGCGACAAATTCCGGCAGCCAAACCCCGACTGCACCATCAGCTGCACCTTCTCTTGGCTACGGAGTTTCACTATTATTTCTGCTGACTGCATTTGGAGCAATTTCATTAAGCTTGTATTAGTTTGACATATTACCGTTAAATAATTTAGTTAATTAAAATATATTCCATTTTTTTTTGCGTGGAGTGATGAGATTATAGCATTTATTTTCAGATTGTGTAAAACAATTAGAAATATACAGTAGCGACGTTGATGTGTACATATAGAAACATAAGAAATAATGTACCTAATATTTGATCATATGGGTACTTCTATTTGATTTAAAGAATCTTTGTATGTATTTGATAAAATATTGTTGACCTCATTCTATAAATCTTTTGCAAGTTTGGGTGCTACTAAGTTCTCAATCGGCACATGGTGCTTTAAATattcataaaaaaaattcttatcaTTGAGgtgaggaaaagaaaaaggagctTTTAAAGTGTATCATTATAGGCTTTCTAGGCTAATAATGTAGATTTTGTATTTGCTAAAATgcttatgaaaaaaaaaacacaaatcaAAAGGGGCAAGCACACAGTAATAATTAGGTAAAAACTTGCTCATATTTACAAATCAATAAGCACATAAtgcatattttcacataaattcTTATTATCACTTGCAAAGAATTACTAGTCATTCAAAAAACATTTATAGAGTTCGGTGCTTAAGGAGAAAAAGGGGACAAAACAGGAAACATAGAAGTTTTAACTTAATAATAATGTACTTTAATCTCCCAACTCTAAGTATGTAAGACCATCTCTACCCTTACACTAAAAATTACGTCAAATCCTATTTTAGTATAATATTTGGTGTTTTGGTGCTCTAACCTAACACCATTTTGGTGTGTGAATAGTGTTACATTAAATCTGATATAACGCTATTCATCAACACTATTACTATTTATCAAaattgtattattatt
Proteins encoded in this window:
- the LOC104218056 gene encoding non-specific lipid transfer protein GPI-anchored 20-like, with the translated sequence MAYKLLAFSNFVLSLIFMAVVLQAVDGQIISTPCTGPMITSFTPCVNFLTNSSSNGTSPTEDCCSALRTMMTNGTSCLCLIVTGGIPFQMPMNPNLAMSLPQACNMPGVPLRCKAPSPPAVVAPGPIGDTGAPSASPTSAPIIPARNPKDSTVPPPSPSTSTSPAEEIPSLTPPSPPAGSSPTATNSGSQTPTAPSAAPSLGYGVSLLFLLTAFGAISLSLY